From Dreissena polymorpha isolate Duluth1 chromosome 15, UMN_Dpol_1.0, whole genome shotgun sequence, a single genomic window includes:
- the LOC127860588 gene encoding uncharacterized protein LOC127860588: MGCSFVEAINTFLTAYVPITTHHGHVFKADGLHKLATSMTIVVFLVLLKNILEPVSRLSKLLQDPTTTLGNVKHMKQYTLQSLSDLEALFEITSLSCPSVFLQ, from the exons ATGGGTTGCTCATTTGTGGAAGCCATCAACACATTTCTTACGGCCTACGTCCCTATAACAACACATCATGGGCATGTCTTCAAGGCTGATGGTCTGCACAAGTTGGCAACATCAATGACCATTGTGGTTTTCCTGGTTTTACTGAAG AACATTCTAGAGCCAGTCAGTCGTTTGTCGAAGCTACTGCAAGACCCGACAACTACTCTAGGCAATGTAAAACACATGAAGCAGTATACTCTCCAGAGTTTATCAGATCTTGAG GCGTTGTTCGAAATCACATCACTGAGTTGCCCAAGCGTTTTTCTGCAATAG